Proteins from a genomic interval of Polyodon spathula isolate WHYD16114869_AA chromosome 1, ASM1765450v1, whole genome shotgun sequence:
- the LOC121322959 gene encoding guanylate cyclase soluble subunit alpha-1-like isoform X1, whose translation MFCAKLKELKLTGECPFSMLVENKDPGDFEECTGVNQLDATLPISKEVCGTVSGIRPQRKTSQSKVNLHTLGESIRKLVCPEFQRLHFAFQRVLRQHKTEVTCPGTVYVDVCQDACRNLGNTETFIEIINTYSEKSGMPMDAIKLLLGEELFKICYEEDQHILDVVGGTLNDFLNSFNVLLKQSAGTSQNAGCNEKEASILCLEKDPGLLTVYYFHPNKTTGLFFSGILKAAACILYQTDVEVSLDQTCFKERLHEFYQQPYLLYSVLVKSAKRFAPSPLKTVSSVEIPMSLFCQTFPFHVLFDQEMTLLQIGDGLRRCLNRKDVQRRPTFEEYFVIVSPGIRSTFQGILTMLNTHFILRIKQGNNNTDSTPQLMDLKGQMIYISESNTILFLGSPRVDKLEELTGRGLYLSDIPIHNALRDVVLVGEQAKAQDGLKKRLGKAKAALEQAHQALEEEKKKTVDLLFTIFPGVVAQQLWQGEHVQAKKFDNVTMLFSDIVGFTAICAKCTPMQVVTMLNELYTRFDYYCGELDIYKVETIGDAYCVAGGLHKESQTHAVQIALMALKVMELSDEVMTPEGEPIKMRIGLHSGSVLAGVVGVKMPRYCLFGNNVTLANKFESCSVPRKINVSPTTYRLLKDHQGFLFTPRTRQDLPSNFPSDIPGICYFLEAFDQSSRASSGCESGHHRFSDTNFMRTAENSSKD comes from the exons ATGTTTTGTGCTAAACTCAAAGAACTCAAACTTACCGGAGAATGTCCATTCTCCATGCTGGTGGAAAATAAGGACCCTGGTGATTTTGAGGAATGCACTGGTGTAAATCAACTAGATGCCACGTTACCAATTTCGAAAGAGGTGTGTGGAACGGTGTCTGGGATACGACCACAGCGCAAAACAAGCCAGAGCAAAGTTAATCTGCACACACTTGGAGAAAGCATTCGCAAATTAGTGTGTCCGGAG tttcagaGGTTGCATTTTGCCTTTCAGAGAGTACTTAGACAGCATAAAACTGAAGTAACATG TCCTGGTACTGTTTATGTAGATGTTTGTCAGGATGCTTGCAGGAACCTTGGGAACACAGAGACATTCATAGAAATAATAAACACTTACTCTGAAAAATCAG GAATGCCAATGGATGCTATCAAACTTTTACTTGGTGAagaactgtttaaaatatgctatGAGGAAGATCAACACATTTTAGATGTTGTCGGGGGAACTCTTAACGACTTCTTAAACAGTTTCAATGTCCTGCTTAAACAAAGTGCAGGTACTTCACAAAATGCAGGCTGTAATGAAAAAGAAGCTTCAATACTTTGTTTGGAGAAAGACCCAGGACTTCTAACTGTGTACTACTTCCATCCTAATAAAACAACAGGGTTATTCTTCTCAGGTATCCTTAAGGCAGCAGCCTGTATACTGTACCAGACTGACGTTGAAGTTTCTTTGGATCAAACATGCTTCAAAGAACGCCTCCATGAGTTTTACCAGCAGCCCTATTTGCTGTATTCCGTTTTGGTTAAGAGCGCCAAGAGGTTTGCTCCTAGTCCATTAAAGACAGTCTCTTCGGTTGAAATCCCCATGTCTCTGTTTTGCCAGACTTTTCCATTTCATGTCTTGTTTGATCAGGAAATGACTTTACTTCAAATTGGAGACGGTCTGAGGAGGTGCTTGAATCGAAAAGATGTTCAAAGGAGGCCTACTTTTGAGGAGTATTTTGTCATTGTGTCCCCAGGAATAAGAAGCACCTTCCAAGGGATCCTGACCATGttaaacacacatttcattttaaggATAAAGCAAGGAAACAATAACACTGACAGTACTCCTCAG CTCATGGATCTGAAGGGTCAGATGATCTACATTTCTGAGTCCAACACCATTTTGTTCCTGGGATCCCCTCGCGTCGACAAACTAGAAGAGCTGACTGGTCGAGGATTGTATCTCTCAGACATACCGATCCACAACGCACTTAGGGATGTGGTTTTAGTGGGGGAACAAGCCAAGGCACAGGATGGGCTGAAGAAAAGGTTGGGAAAAGCTAAGGCAGCTCTAGAACAAGCCCACCAGGCCCTGGAAGAGGAGAAGAAAAAGACAGTCGATCTTTTATTCACGATATTCCCCGGTGTGGTTGCCCAGCAGCTATGGCAGGGGGAACACGTTCAAGCCAAGAAGTTTGACAATGTGACAATGCTTTTCTCGGACATCGTAGGCTTCACTGCCATCTGTGCCAAGTGTACGCCCATGCAGGTGGTCACTATGCTGAACGAGCTCTACACTCGCTTTGACTACTATTGTGGAGAGCTGGATATCTACAAG GTGGAGACAATCGGGGATGCATATTGTGTGGCTGGTGGCTTACACAAGGAGAGCCAGACTCATGCTGTTCAGATAGCGCTTATGGCTTTGAAAGTGATGGAGCTATCAGATGAAGTAATGACCCCTGAAGGAGAGCCAATCAAG ATGCGAATAGGTCTTCATTCTGGCTCCGTTCTTGCTGGAGTTGTCGGGGTTAAAATGCCTCGCTACTGTCTCTTTGGAAACAACGTCACACTGGCCAATAAATTTGAGTCTTGTAGTGTTCCAAGAAAAATCAATGTTAGTCCAACAACCTAcag GCTTTTAAAAGACCACCAAGGGTTCCTTTTTACACCAAGAACAAGACAGGATCTCCCATCAAATTTCCCCAGTGACATTCCTGGTATCTGTTACTTCTTAGAGGCATTTGACCAATCTTCCAGAGCCAGCTCTGGATGTGAAAGCGGACACCACAGATTCAGCGATACAAACTTTATGAGAACAGCTGAAAACAGCTCTAAGGACTGA
- the LOC121322959 gene encoding guanylate cyclase soluble subunit alpha-1-like isoform X2: protein MFCAKLKELKLTGECPFSMLVENKDPGDFEECTGVNQLDATLPISKEVCGTVSGIRPQRKTSQSKVNLHTLGESIRKLVCPEFQRLHFAFQRVLRQHKTEVTCPGTVYVDVCQDACRNLGNTETFIEIINTYSEKSGMPMDAIKLLLGEELFKICYEEDQHILDVVGGTLNDFLNSFNVLLKQSAGTSQNAGCNEKEASILCLEKDPGLLTVYYFHPNKTTGLFFSGILKAAACILYQTDVEVSLDQTCFKERLHEFYQQPYLLYSVLVKSAKRFAPSPLKTVSSVEIPMSLFCQTFPFHVLFDQEMTLLQIGDGLRRCLNRKDVQRRPTFEEYFVIVSPGIRSTFQGILTMLNTHFILRIKQGNNNTDSTPQLMDLKGQMIYISESNTILFLGSPRVDKLEELTGRGLYLSDIPIHNALRDVVLVGEQAKAQDGLKKRLGKAKAALEQAHQALEEEKKKTVDLLFTIFPGVVAQQLWQGEHVQAKKFDNVTMLFSDIVGFTAICAKCTPMQVVTMLNELYTRFDYYCGELDIYKVETIGDAYCVAGGLHKESQTHAVQIALMALKVMELSDEVMTPEGEPIKAFKRPPRVPFYTKNKTGSPIKFPQ from the exons ATGTTTTGTGCTAAACTCAAAGAACTCAAACTTACCGGAGAATGTCCATTCTCCATGCTGGTGGAAAATAAGGACCCTGGTGATTTTGAGGAATGCACTGGTGTAAATCAACTAGATGCCACGTTACCAATTTCGAAAGAGGTGTGTGGAACGGTGTCTGGGATACGACCACAGCGCAAAACAAGCCAGAGCAAAGTTAATCTGCACACACTTGGAGAAAGCATTCGCAAATTAGTGTGTCCGGAG tttcagaGGTTGCATTTTGCCTTTCAGAGAGTACTTAGACAGCATAAAACTGAAGTAACATG TCCTGGTACTGTTTATGTAGATGTTTGTCAGGATGCTTGCAGGAACCTTGGGAACACAGAGACATTCATAGAAATAATAAACACTTACTCTGAAAAATCAG GAATGCCAATGGATGCTATCAAACTTTTACTTGGTGAagaactgtttaaaatatgctatGAGGAAGATCAACACATTTTAGATGTTGTCGGGGGAACTCTTAACGACTTCTTAAACAGTTTCAATGTCCTGCTTAAACAAAGTGCAGGTACTTCACAAAATGCAGGCTGTAATGAAAAAGAAGCTTCAATACTTTGTTTGGAGAAAGACCCAGGACTTCTAACTGTGTACTACTTCCATCCTAATAAAACAACAGGGTTATTCTTCTCAGGTATCCTTAAGGCAGCAGCCTGTATACTGTACCAGACTGACGTTGAAGTTTCTTTGGATCAAACATGCTTCAAAGAACGCCTCCATGAGTTTTACCAGCAGCCCTATTTGCTGTATTCCGTTTTGGTTAAGAGCGCCAAGAGGTTTGCTCCTAGTCCATTAAAGACAGTCTCTTCGGTTGAAATCCCCATGTCTCTGTTTTGCCAGACTTTTCCATTTCATGTCTTGTTTGATCAGGAAATGACTTTACTTCAAATTGGAGACGGTCTGAGGAGGTGCTTGAATCGAAAAGATGTTCAAAGGAGGCCTACTTTTGAGGAGTATTTTGTCATTGTGTCCCCAGGAATAAGAAGCACCTTCCAAGGGATCCTGACCATGttaaacacacatttcattttaaggATAAAGCAAGGAAACAATAACACTGACAGTACTCCTCAG CTCATGGATCTGAAGGGTCAGATGATCTACATTTCTGAGTCCAACACCATTTTGTTCCTGGGATCCCCTCGCGTCGACAAACTAGAAGAGCTGACTGGTCGAGGATTGTATCTCTCAGACATACCGATCCACAACGCACTTAGGGATGTGGTTTTAGTGGGGGAACAAGCCAAGGCACAGGATGGGCTGAAGAAAAGGTTGGGAAAAGCTAAGGCAGCTCTAGAACAAGCCCACCAGGCCCTGGAAGAGGAGAAGAAAAAGACAGTCGATCTTTTATTCACGATATTCCCCGGTGTGGTTGCCCAGCAGCTATGGCAGGGGGAACACGTTCAAGCCAAGAAGTTTGACAATGTGACAATGCTTTTCTCGGACATCGTAGGCTTCACTGCCATCTGTGCCAAGTGTACGCCCATGCAGGTGGTCACTATGCTGAACGAGCTCTACACTCGCTTTGACTACTATTGTGGAGAGCTGGATATCTACAAG GTGGAGACAATCGGGGATGCATATTGTGTGGCTGGTGGCTTACACAAGGAGAGCCAGACTCATGCTGTTCAGATAGCGCTTATGGCTTTGAAAGTGATGGAGCTATCAGATGAAGTAATGACCCCTGAAGGAGAGCCAATCAAG GCTTTTAAAAGACCACCAAGGGTTCCTTTTTACACCAAGAACAAGACAGGATCTCCCATCAAATTTCCCCAGTGA